The window AGGGCCCGAGAACCGTCTTTTGATTTCATTTAGCAGGTCTAACTGCACCCGATCTATGTGGACTTCCACGATCACTGTAATGGGTTTTCCCACCAAAGTTGAGTCGACGAGTGCGACATGTGCGGTGATGACGCCAACTTCCTCCAATCTACGAAGGCGGCGCTGGACGGCCGCAGTAGAGCGGTTCACACGTTCAGCGATAACGCGAAGAGGAGTTTCCCTGTCCCGCTGCACAATATCTAAAATAGCCAGATCAAATTCGTCGAGATCGACTGACCTCTTCGCACTGTGTGATCTAACCATGAGATTTTTCTCGTTCTCTGCCTCGAATTCAAGAGCGCGGGCGCCTTACAATAAAAAACAAAGACGCAAACGAGGAGAACCAGAAAACCCGATAACCGTAACATAGGGGTGAGGCGCCTTCGCCAAGGACGCACCTCATATGGTCTCGCCAA is drawn from Mesorhizobium japonicum MAFF 303099 and contains these coding sequences:
- a CDS encoding Lrp/AsnC family transcriptional regulator, with protein sequence MVRSHSAKRSVDLDEFDLAILDIVQRDRETPLRVIAERVNRSTAAVQRRLRRLEEVGVITAHVALVDSTLVGKPITVIVEVHIDRVQLDLLNEIKRRFSGPEVQQCYYVAGEADFVLILSVATMEEYNRIAHRLFYTSEDVKWFRSTVVMDRVKVGLTIPLATE